A segment of the Rattus rattus isolate New Zealand chromosome 4, Rrattus_CSIRO_v1, whole genome shotgun sequence genome:
atacaacacaattacctctgatccaattgataagatataattgcccacctcaacatacaaaaccctgtacacatccatcccttaagaacattcaaaggtgcagcgtggaatcttaacatcagcttccatgttctctctcagtggcggcttctctgccttctcctctctcgtcctttccgttccagtctcctctccttccctcaaacttttctcctgcccatccttccttctcgtccaatgacaggccttgttctatcctgcaACTGCCTTACCTGTAGGGTCATCTCACACACCTACCTGGGTCTTCCATTTAAAGACCACTGAATGGGggtagagaggtggctcagctgttaagaacactggtcactcttccagaggacccaggttcaattcccagcacctacatggtggcttaccaCCATCTCTAACTCTATCTCCAGGGGATTCAGTTTCCTTTCTCACCTATGTATGGCTCCAGGCATGCACACGgtactcagacatacatgcagacaaaacactcataatagataaaataaaagttgtaaAAGACTAGTAAACATTAATATGtacttaaaagaaaatcacattacTTGCTCTCCTACTCTGTTCTTCCAGGGTTCCTGTGTAACTGATCACAACTACACCTCAGGTTATACCCTTGGCATAGCTTTTTGAGTACATAGTTCGTATTTCTCAGGGAGAATGGCCACTGTTGTAACTAGAAATGCCAGCTCAATTGTCTAGATAAATTACTGTCTAGATATTGAATACTGCATAGACTTTTATGAATTCCAGTGGATTGtctcttaattaaaaaattgtgtgtgtgtgtgtgtgtgagagagagagagagagagagagagagagagagagagagagagagagagactgattgtgtgtgactgtgtgtgccatATATCTGCAGGTACCCATAGAGGGCATGGGATGCCCACGGGCTGGAGTTACAAGTCGTTGTGAGCCATGAAACATGGGCActgcgaattgaactcaggtcctctggaagaacaggcagcACTCATATCTACGAAGTTGTCTGTAGCCTACTGTCGTTGTTTTGACCCTTAGCATATGATATATGAAAATAGAATAACGGGGAGACGACTCTGACTGCTTTTTTCATTTCATGAAGGAATTAAGTATTCTTGAAGGAAATATCTGTGTCACTCTATTTGATTCTTTCTCTTATCCTCAACTCCTTAGGAACTTCAGATGCCTCAGCATGGTTGAGATGGAGCAGGCAGAGGCCCAGCTCTCCGAGTTGGACCTCCTGGCCAGTATGTTCCCTGGTGAGAATGAGCTAATAGTGAATGACCAACTGGCCTTAGCAGAGCTCAAAGATTGTATTGAGAAGAGGACAATGGAGGGGCGGTCATCGCAAGTATACTTTACGATTAATGTGAGCCTGGACTTCAGTGAGGCAGCGATGGTAATTCAATTCTGTCTGTTCTGGAAAGAGTGGAGCATGTCAAGAAtagtgtgcgtgtctgtgtgcgtgtgtgtgtgtgtgtgtgcgagagaaagagagagagagagagagagagagagagagagagagagagagagagagagagagagttttaaaacaatgtttatagcatttttcttcctcctcctcttctcaggtgatgttttctttgtcttGCATTCTTCCCTTTAAATACCCTACAGTCCTGCCTGAAATTACAGTGAGGTATGTTATAGAAATCGTGTCCACCGTACCAGTCAAAATTAACATGAAGGTAAAAATAattcttgcatttattttttttgccgAAGGAGATTGAAATTTTTCCCTTGTGTTTCCTATCAGATCAGTATCGCTGAGTAGATCCCAGCAGACTCAGCTGAACGCAGATCTGACAGCATACCTGCAGAAGCACTGTCTGGGAGAGGTCTGTATCCTGAATGCCACAGAGTGGGTTAGAGAGCATGCCTCTGACTACGTCAACAGAGATGCCTCACCCTGCCCGGCCAGGCAAAGCACAGTCCAGCCTGTGGATCTCACCTTCACGAGGCTCTGGATCTACAGCCATCACATCTACAACAAATGCAAAAGGCGAAACATCCTAGAGTGGGCCAGGGAACTGTCCCTGTCCGGGTTTAGCATGCCTGGGAAACCTGGCGTTGTTTGTGTGGAAGGCCCACAAAGTGCTTGCGAAGAATTCTGGTCAAGGTGAGGGTTCACCTATGTTAGATAGCATATCAGTAGTTGTAAGCGGAAAGGTGATGCTAGAGATGTAGAAATAAGGATGTTGCAGGGGGATGGATGTCTTTACGAGGATGCAGTCTCAAGTGGGTGGTAAGGCAGAAGTCATGCATAGATGGCATTACCTACTCCTCCCCTAGCATGGTGCACATCTATAAACGCTCGAGGAATAAACTGAGCTCCCTCTCCCAAGTGATCTAGGACCTGTCAGTTTTCATGATTCCTCCCTTCCCTTATCTAAAGAATATGGTCAACTTTCAACTTGTGAAGTGGGGATTGTTTGTGGGCACTCGCATAGAAATCTTATTCCTCTACTTGGTTTCTGAGAAGTTCCTTAAGCACTAAAATATTTGCAGCAGTCGCTGAGTCTGTAGCTCAgctggaagagtgcttgcctggcatgcacaaggcatTGGGTTCTAGCCTCAGTACCACGTATACCAGGCACggaggtgcacatctgtaatcttggCCCTTTGAAGGTAGAAAGGACAGGATCCAGAGGTCAGTGCCGCCTTTGGCTACATATCAagacagaggccagcctgagattcTCCCAAAATAAATGATTAACTACTAAAATCAAAAGTGATATCATAATGGAAGACAGTAATGGTGACCATGAATGAGTGTTAAGATGTAATGAGAACCATTTGAGAAAATTAAGCCCCTGGGAGATTACCTCTGtacttacaggaaaacacactggCAGGTCattcttggttgttttgtttttgagacaggatctcactatatagctttgACTGGTGTAGAacactctatgtagaccaggctagtctctaattcacagagatctgaattctgcctcccaagtgctggggttaataTTTACGCCCCGACTCCCAATTCTGATGAGTGTGTCTTACAGATTCTAGCCCAGTGCTATAGAaagtatgttttgaaattttctacTTTGAAAAACTATGTTTCAGACTCAGAAAACTAAACTGGAAGAGGATTTTAATTCGCCATCGAGAAGACATTCCTTTTGACAGTACAACCGAGAAAATGGAGGAAcagaggaaattttccatttttgaaGAAAAGGCCTTCAATGTCCATGGAGCCAGAGGGAACCACATGGACTTTGGTCAGCTGTATCAGTTCTTAAATGCCAGGGGGTGTGGGGATGTGTTCCAGATGTTCTTTGGCGTGGAAGGGCAGTGACTGAGCAGAGGGGAAGTCAGACCTGTTGGCTCTCTGTTCCTCTGTGGACCATTTCTTCCCTGAAATTCAATTTCAGTgctgttctagaatgttctaggGTTGAGATCatgagaagaaaattaatatagCTGAAGTGTATCAGTCAGGACAAGCCATGCCtagggggtagagagatggctcagcggttaagagccctggctgctcttc
Coding sequences within it:
- the Rwdd2b gene encoding RWD domain-containing protein 2B; translated protein: MVEMEQAEAQLSELDLLASMFPGENELIVNDQLALAELKDCIEKRTMEGRSSQVYFTINVSLDFSEAAMVMFSLSCILPFKYPTVLPEITVRSVSLSRSQQTQLNADLTAYLQKHCLGEVCILNATEWVREHASDYVNRDASPCPARQSTVQPVDLTFTRLWIYSHHIYNKCKRRNILEWARELSLSGFSMPGKPGVVCVEGPQSACEEFWSRLRKLNWKRILIRHREDIPFDSTTEKMEEQRKFSIFEEKAFNVHGARGNHMDFGQLYQFLNARGCGDVFQMFFGVEGQ